A single Paenibacillus kribbensis DNA region contains:
- a CDS encoding RDD family protein: protein MEEHDLTKNPSSAAPGEYATHGSYDRREPDKMAVLSETYGASIFFRRWAAWIIDFILIVFGYEGLVYFVVKKAAAAETPNMGMVLGIFLIGSFCYYLLLEGLTGYTLGKFVLRIQVVNGEGRSPGLVKSLIRTLIQLVDTNPLFFLGLPAGVCVLATPKKQRLGDMAANTYVVKVRDLRAVNRQKTGIFTGAIILMTIISVIYAAFFISSLITQIVKPEVFISKDNQFAVTAPWNWSRDDTMNEDADISIQNKISERYLIVLSEPKNDFDSSMTLQEYNQIIQDHIESGLTNPESGNASNIAVNGYPAIEFTLKGDVEDIPIMYDVTTIETPSHYHQVLAWTYASRYGRAQQELRRIRDSFREMNIQ, encoded by the coding sequence TTGGAGGAACATGATTTAACGAAAAATCCATCTAGTGCAGCTCCGGGAGAGTATGCGACTCATGGCAGCTACGATCGACGAGAACCGGACAAGATGGCAGTATTATCGGAAACATACGGGGCCTCTATTTTTTTCAGAAGATGGGCGGCCTGGATAATTGATTTTATTCTTATCGTTTTCGGATATGAAGGACTGGTTTATTTTGTGGTAAAAAAGGCAGCTGCTGCGGAAACCCCAAATATGGGCATGGTATTGGGTATCTTCCTGATTGGCTCCTTCTGCTATTATTTATTGCTGGAAGGACTGACAGGCTATACGCTGGGCAAGTTTGTACTTCGTATTCAAGTTGTGAATGGAGAAGGAAGATCGCCGGGTCTGGTTAAATCGTTGATCCGCACCCTCATACAGCTGGTAGATACGAATCCGCTTTTTTTCTTGGGCTTGCCTGCCGGTGTATGTGTGCTGGCGACACCCAAAAAACAGCGGCTTGGCGATATGGCTGCGAATACATATGTGGTTAAGGTGCGGGATTTGAGAGCAGTGAACAGACAGAAAACAGGTATTTTCACAGGGGCAATCATCCTGATGACGATCATTTCGGTTATCTATGCTGCATTCTTTATTTCTTCGCTCATTACACAAATCGTGAAGCCCGAGGTATTTATCAGTAAGGATAATCAGTTTGCGGTTACAGCCCCGTGGAACTGGTCACGGGATGATACGATGAATGAAGATGCAGATATCTCGATTCAAAATAAAATTTCAGAAAGATATCTAATTGTATTGTCTGAACCGAAAAACGATTTCGACAGCAGTATGACTCTTCAAGAGTATAACCAGATCATCCAAGATCATATAGAATCGGGGCTTACGAACCCAGAATCGGGGAACGCTTCTAATATTGCAGTAAATGGATACCCAGCCATCGAATTTACCCTCAAAGGAGATGTGGAAGACATTCCAATTATGTATGACGTAACCACGATTGAAACACCTTCACACTATCATCAAGTGCTTGCTTGGACCTACGCTTCCCGATACGGTCGAGCCCAGCAAGAGCTGCGTAGAATTAGAGACAGCTTCCGCGAAATGAACATACAGTGA
- a CDS encoding MATE family efflux transporter — translation MSQLSVRMRTHGFLNKHFTGESIDYRQIIALFIPLLIDQAFIVGLNLVNTAMISSSGMAAVSAVNMIDSLNIFLINVFVAVSTGGTVVVAQYRGSGNDLMVSKAASGTISSVSLLALCISLFMIALYNPILSVLFGSASPDVLANGKVYLLGSCVSFVGIAVVEAVCGALRGIGKTRASLALSLIMNLSYVVLNVVFINLLHMGVLGMTIAVNVSRYAAAVCALIYLVRVDDDLRVQLRDMLYFNLAMLKKILFIGLPFAAEQMFFNGGKILTQIFIVNLGTNALATNAICSSLANVFQIPSNALALTIVTVVGQCMGRRNVEDARKFTKSFIWLSSCSFIVMGLILMPLFKPMVGLFHPPAEIVDDIFTVMLINTLAQIPLWSIAFITPSALRAAGDSKFTSLTSMLSMWLCRVVLGYMLGIVFNLGIVGVWLAMDIEWGVRGLVFLWRFRGNKWVQHRLID, via the coding sequence ATGAGTCAACTGAGTGTAAGAATGAGAACCCATGGCTTTCTGAACAAGCATTTTACAGGAGAGTCTATTGATTATCGACAGATTATTGCTCTGTTTATCCCGCTTCTAATTGATCAGGCCTTTATTGTGGGGCTTAATTTGGTAAATACTGCCATGATTAGCTCATCAGGGATGGCAGCGGTCAGTGCGGTAAATATGATTGATTCCCTGAATATCTTTCTGATTAATGTGTTTGTCGCGGTGTCCACCGGGGGAACGGTTGTCGTTGCGCAATATAGAGGAAGTGGCAACGACCTCATGGTCTCTAAGGCCGCATCCGGCACCATTTCCTCCGTTTCCTTGCTGGCCTTATGTATCAGTTTGTTTATGATTGCGTTGTATAATCCGATTTTGAGTGTCCTGTTCGGCTCTGCCTCACCGGATGTATTGGCCAACGGCAAGGTATATCTGCTCGGAAGCTGTGTATCTTTCGTTGGGATTGCAGTGGTTGAGGCGGTATGTGGAGCATTGAGGGGAATAGGGAAGACGAGAGCGTCTTTGGCGCTTTCTCTCATTATGAACCTTTCGTATGTGGTCTTAAATGTAGTATTTATCAATCTATTGCACATGGGTGTGCTGGGCATGACGATTGCGGTCAACGTGTCCAGATATGCGGCAGCCGTCTGCGCGTTGATCTACTTGGTCAGGGTAGATGATGATTTGCGTGTTCAGCTTAGAGATATGCTTTATTTTAATCTAGCGATGCTCAAAAAGATTCTGTTCATCGGACTTCCGTTCGCAGCGGAACAGATGTTTTTTAATGGGGGTAAAATTTTAACCCAGATTTTCATTGTAAACCTGGGGACAAATGCGTTGGCAACGAATGCCATTTGCTCTTCACTGGCCAACGTATTCCAAATTCCTTCGAATGCCTTGGCGCTTACCATTGTGACAGTGGTCGGGCAATGCATGGGTCGCCGTAATGTTGAGGATGCCCGCAAATTTACCAAATCGTTTATTTGGCTGTCGTCTTGTTCTTTTATTGTCATGGGCCTCATTCTGATGCCTTTGTTTAAGCCGATGGTGGGGCTGTTTCATCCGCCTGCTGAAATCGTAGATGACATTTTCACCGTCATGCTGATTAATACCTTGGCCCAAATCCCGCTTTGGTCCATCGCCTTTATTACACCCTCTGCGCTTAGAGCAGCAGGTGATTCGAAATTCACGTCACTCACCTCAATGCTATCTATGTGGTTGTGCCGGGTGGTGCTTGGATATATGTTGGGCATCGTCTTCAATTTGGGGATTGTCGGTGTCTGGCTGGCGATGGATATTGAATGGGGCGTGCGGGGGCTCGTGTTTCTTTGGCGTTTCCGAGGGAACAAATGGGTACAGCATCGTTTGATCGATTGA
- a CDS encoding PTS sugar transporter subunit IIA, which translates to MITREQIYLDERLETKSAVFEFIAQEAEKLGVTVHREQLVRDLWERENVYSTGLQDQFAIPHTQSEAVTRPAVLVIRLKNSIDWASHDGKPVQYIFSILVPKGSVDVSHLQIISSLATLLLEDSFKEAVAGAKNGDDVYHLLEQYTEGLVS; encoded by the coding sequence ATGATTACTAGAGAACAGATTTATCTGGATGAGAGGCTGGAGACCAAATCGGCTGTGTTTGAATTTATTGCCCAGGAGGCGGAGAAGCTGGGTGTCACCGTCCATAGAGAGCAGCTGGTGCGGGATTTATGGGAGCGGGAGAACGTGTATTCGACGGGCCTTCAAGATCAGTTTGCCATACCTCATACACAGAGCGAAGCGGTCACAAGACCCGCGGTTCTGGTAATCCGATTGAAAAACAGCATTGATTGGGCGTCTCATGACGGTAAGCCTGTCCAGTATATTTTCAGTATTTTGGTGCCCAAAGGCTCTGTGGATGTATCCCATCTGCAAATTATTTCCTCACTCGCAACCCTGCTTTTGGAGGATTCCTTCAAAGAGGCGGTAGCGGGCGCCAAGAATGGCGACGATGTGTATCATTTGCTCGAACAGTATACAGAAGGGTTGGTGTCATAA
- a CDS encoding glycoside hydrolase family 127 protein, translating into MKAQAFDLHKVSIDSGPLYHAMELNAAYLLSLEPDRLLSRFREYAGLEPKAAHYEGWEARGISGHTLGHYLSGCSLMYASTGDERLLERVNDVIDELEICQNNHGNGYISGIPRGKEIFEEVKAGDIRSQGFDLNGGWVPLYTMHKLFAGLRDAHLLAHHPKALPMEIKLGDWLEDVFRGLDDEQMQRVLHCEFGGMNEVLTDLAEHSGEERFLKLAERFYHGEVLNDLADSRDTLAGRHANTQIPKIIGAARQYEVTGKPHYANLSRFFWDRVVHKHSYVIGGNSYNEHFGEPGKLNDRLGEGTCETCNTYNMLKLTRHMFEWDAYAAYADYYERAMFNHILASQQPVDGRVCYFVSLEMGGHKTFNSQYEDFTCCVGSGMESHSMYGTSIYFHTPQTIYVNQYVPSTVTWDEMDVQLKQETLFPQTGRGTLRVISKKPQSFTIKLRCPYWAEQGMIIKINGEAFTAEACPTSYVVIEREWKEGDTVEYDIPMTVRIEEMSDNPRRIAFMYGPLVLAGDLGPVAQEANEEHLLASVLIGSAGSLTSKLVPHENEPNTFRMNDLGYVGDLQLRPFYQMYDRSYTVYWDLFSTEEWALAEAEYRTALAYQLELERRTVDVVQPAEMQPERDHAFTGEHVGLGSIYNRKYRDTWPGGWFSFVMKVLPDEPVQLAVTYLKDSDRPHRDFDITADGQMLGEGKLESEEMNKFETFTYELPQSVTSQKNEVTIRFTTHPQGKVAKVAGLRVIRHSIVG; encoded by the coding sequence TTGAAAGCACAAGCTTTTGACTTGCATAAAGTAAGCATTGATTCCGGTCCACTTTACCATGCGATGGAACTGAATGCCGCCTATCTGCTCAGTCTGGAACCGGATCGTTTGTTATCGCGTTTTCGTGAATATGCGGGGCTAGAGCCCAAAGCCGCTCATTATGAGGGCTGGGAAGCACGCGGCATCAGCGGACATACACTCGGTCACTACCTGTCCGGCTGTTCGCTGATGTATGCCTCCACAGGCGATGAAAGACTGCTCGAACGGGTAAACGATGTCATCGACGAGCTGGAAATATGTCAAAACAATCATGGAAACGGATACATTTCCGGTATTCCGCGTGGGAAAGAGATTTTTGAGGAGGTAAAGGCAGGGGATATTCGTTCCCAGGGCTTTGATCTGAACGGCGGCTGGGTGCCGCTATATACGATGCATAAACTGTTTGCCGGCTTGCGTGACGCCCATCTGCTGGCTCATCATCCCAAAGCTCTCCCCATGGAAATCAAGCTCGGCGACTGGCTGGAGGACGTATTCCGAGGACTGGATGATGAGCAGATGCAGCGGGTACTGCATTGCGAATTTGGCGGCATGAACGAGGTGCTGACCGATCTGGCAGAGCATTCCGGGGAAGAGCGCTTCTTGAAGCTGGCGGAACGCTTTTATCATGGAGAGGTACTGAATGACCTCGCAGACAGCCGGGATACGCTGGCAGGGCGACATGCCAATACACAGATTCCCAAAATCATTGGTGCTGCACGGCAATATGAAGTGACAGGCAAACCGCACTATGCAAACCTCTCCCGCTTTTTCTGGGATCGGGTTGTTCACAAGCATTCCTACGTGATCGGCGGCAATAGCTATAATGAGCATTTTGGTGAACCGGGGAAGCTGAATGACCGTTTGGGCGAAGGCACCTGTGAAACCTGCAACACCTACAACATGCTGAAGCTAACGCGGCATATGTTCGAATGGGACGCCTACGCAGCCTATGCCGACTACTATGAACGAGCGATGTTCAATCATATTTTGGCTTCACAGCAGCCCGTCGATGGGCGCGTATGCTACTTTGTATCGCTCGAAATGGGTGGGCACAAGACCTTCAATTCTCAATATGAGGATTTTACATGCTGTGTCGGGTCCGGTATGGAAAGCCACTCCATGTACGGTACTTCCATCTATTTTCATACACCACAAACGATCTATGTCAATCAATATGTCCCTTCTACCGTAACGTGGGACGAGATGGATGTACAGCTCAAGCAAGAAACGCTTTTTCCGCAAACTGGACGGGGAACGCTGCGCGTCATCAGCAAGAAGCCACAATCCTTTACAATCAAGCTGAGATGCCCGTATTGGGCGGAACAAGGCATGATCATTAAAATCAACGGGGAAGCGTTCACCGCCGAGGCTTGTCCTACCAGCTACGTGGTGATCGAACGAGAATGGAAGGAGGGAGATACGGTCGAATATGACATCCCTATGACCGTAAGAATCGAGGAAATGTCGGACAATCCGCGGCGGATTGCCTTTATGTACGGCCCGCTTGTGCTGGCTGGAGATCTTGGTCCTGTGGCACAGGAAGCCAACGAGGAGCACCTGCTGGCATCTGTACTGATCGGCTCGGCAGGTTCATTGACCTCCAAGCTGGTTCCTCACGAGAATGAGCCCAATACATTCCGTATGAACGACTTGGGCTATGTCGGAGACTTGCAGCTTCGTCCGTTTTATCAAATGTATGACCGTTCTTATACCGTCTACTGGGACCTTTTCTCCACGGAGGAATGGGCGTTAGCGGAGGCAGAATACCGTACCGCGTTAGCGTACCAGCTGGAGCTGGAACGACGTACGGTCGATGTTGTGCAGCCTGCGGAAATGCAGCCTGAACGGGATCATGCCTTTACTGGGGAACATGTAGGCCTGGGGTCCATCTATAACCGCAAATATCGCGATACATGGCCTGGGGGCTGGTTCTCTTTTGTGATGAAGGTCCTCCCGGATGAGCCTGTCCAATTAGCGGTAACCTATCTGAAGGACTCCGATCGTCCCCATCGTGACTTTGACATCACCGCAGATGGTCAGATGTTAGGAGAAGGCAAGCTGGAATCAGAGGAAATGAATAAATTTGAAACGTTCACCTATGAGCTTCCTCAGTCCGTGACGAGCCAAAAGAATGAAGTTACGATTCGATTCACAACCCACCCGCAAGGCAAGGTGGCGAAGGTCGCCGGATTGCGAGTGATCAGACATTCTATTGTAGGATAA
- a CDS encoding helix-turn-helix transcriptional regulator: protein MTYLKVNVDAPVQLISAGEFISEVPWKHMSRSIENFELILGVHEKVYIREEQEHFEIGEGDMVLLYPGRTHGGYRESLPGVKFYWFHFDVPATPNVLSNEEMKQEIHTMEGLLQRHGVVRDIYLPQCVRAGNGDRIHIIVNQILHVANSHYLTHHSANYLFTSLLIEISELALGRLINSPVSPQGNVSFNKIIEWTRIHAEEPLTVTDIARKFNYNKDYISRLFKQNTGMRPLDFIHSIRINKAKELISRTDMSIRQVAEEAGYTDEKYFMRLFKKRVHMTPSQYRNAYHKTFMNNV from the coding sequence ATGACTTATCTGAAAGTAAACGTGGATGCACCCGTTCAGCTGATCTCGGCAGGCGAGTTTATTTCCGAGGTGCCATGGAAGCATATGAGTCGTTCTATAGAGAACTTCGAACTGATCCTTGGCGTCCATGAGAAAGTATACATTCGGGAGGAACAGGAGCATTTTGAGATAGGAGAAGGAGATATGGTACTGCTGTATCCTGGCCGCACACATGGAGGATACCGGGAATCGTTGCCGGGGGTTAAATTCTATTGGTTTCATTTCGACGTTCCCGCAACTCCGAATGTATTATCTAACGAGGAAATGAAGCAGGAAATCCATACGATGGAGGGGCTTTTGCAGCGTCACGGCGTGGTGCGGGATATCTATTTACCACAATGTGTACGGGCAGGGAACGGGGATCGGATTCATATCATCGTCAATCAAATTTTACACGTAGCCAACTCACATTATCTCACACATCACAGTGCCAATTATTTGTTCACCTCGCTGTTGATTGAAATATCCGAGCTGGCTCTCGGTCGTCTGATCAACAGTCCTGTCAGCCCGCAGGGAAATGTGAGCTTTAACAAGATTATCGAGTGGACCCGGATTCATGCCGAAGAACCGCTGACGGTGACGGATATAGCCCGAAAATTCAATTACAACAAGGATTATATTTCACGTTTGTTCAAGCAAAATACAGGCATGAGACCCTTGGACTTCATTCACAGTATTCGGATTAACAAAGCCAAGGAGCTGATTTCTCGTACGGATATGAGCATTAGGCAGGTCGCAGAAGAAGCGGGGTACACGGATGAGAAGTATTTTATGCGTTTGTTCAAAAAGAGAGTCCATATGACTCCTTCGCAGTACCGGAATGCCTATCATAAAACATTTATGAACAATGTCTAA
- a CDS encoding PTS fructose transporter subunit IIB codes for MKIVGVTSCIAGLAHTPMAAKALEKAAAQLGHDIKVEQQGALGQVNKLTEEEISAADFVLIASDQTVKDAERFEHKRIVRVKIGHAVNNAEAVLTKAVEAISAQK; via the coding sequence ATGAAAATTGTAGGCGTTACATCGTGTATTGCAGGTCTGGCTCATACTCCAATGGCAGCAAAGGCACTGGAAAAAGCAGCGGCACAACTCGGTCACGATATTAAAGTGGAGCAGCAGGGCGCACTGGGACAAGTGAATAAGCTCACGGAGGAAGAGATTTCAGCAGCGGACTTTGTACTGATTGCCTCGGATCAGACGGTGAAGGATGCGGAACGTTTTGAACATAAAAGAATTGTTCGCGTCAAAATCGGTCATGCGGTCAACAATGCGGAAGCGGTTCTCACCAAAGCGGTGGAAGCCATCTCTGCTCAAAAATAA
- a CDS encoding PTS fructose transporter subunit IIC, giving the protein MKKWLSEAKKHLMTGISYLLPVIIAGSLIVAVCKIIGLTMGVTDFGPYADKSGFLHILYLVENVGWRGIGLLNMVLAGYIAYSIADKPALAAGLIGGVLAQETNAGFLGALIAGFFAGYITLWVKNKVKITGPAAGSVPLIILPLITVGLTGILMSVILGGPLSAINEGLVNWIKHMSESGTSTLVLALILGAMIGFDLGGPVNKAAWMAGNALFLSGVYLPNIFVNIAICIPPLGYGLATLILKKRFSKTYREAGKGSVIMGVIGITEGAIPFTLRNPAKLIPLNMLACAAGSALTALLGAHVIMPPIGGLYGAISVGTPFAYLAGGITGALIIVAGTLLVNFREEEQQSETKEASVKKNGEDIELVFD; this is encoded by the coding sequence ATGAAAAAATGGCTGAGTGAAGCTAAAAAGCATCTGATGACAGGCATATCTTACCTGCTTCCGGTTATTATTGCAGGCTCCTTGATTGTGGCCGTGTGTAAAATTATCGGCCTGACAATGGGGGTCACCGACTTTGGCCCATACGCCGATAAGAGCGGCTTTCTTCATATTTTATATTTGGTCGAAAATGTAGGCTGGCGCGGAATTGGGCTCCTGAATATGGTGCTGGCCGGATATATCGCCTACTCCATAGCCGACAAACCTGCGCTTGCTGCGGGGCTGATCGGGGGCGTGCTGGCACAGGAGACGAACGCTGGCTTTCTGGGCGCGCTCATTGCAGGTTTTTTTGCCGGCTATATTACGCTGTGGGTGAAAAACAAGGTGAAGATCACAGGCCCGGCCGCAGGCTCTGTCCCGCTCATTATTTTGCCGCTGATTACCGTGGGTTTAACGGGAATTCTCATGTCCGTCATTTTGGGCGGGCCGCTGAGTGCGATTAATGAAGGGCTGGTCAACTGGATTAAGCATATGAGTGAAAGTGGAACCAGTACTCTGGTGCTTGCCTTGATTTTGGGAGCCATGATCGGGTTCGACCTTGGCGGTCCAGTCAATAAAGCTGCCTGGATGGCGGGAAATGCGTTATTCCTGTCAGGCGTGTATTTGCCCAATATTTTCGTCAATATTGCTATCTGTATCCCACCGCTGGGCTATGGTCTTGCAACCCTGATTTTGAAGAAGCGCTTTTCCAAAACGTATCGGGAGGCCGGAAAAGGCTCTGTCATCATGGGCGTTATCGGAATTACCGAGGGAGCGATTCCGTTTACGCTGCGTAACCCTGCCAAGCTGATTCCACTGAACATGCTTGCCTGCGCCGCAGGTTCCGCACTAACAGCTCTGCTGGGCGCACACGTCATCATGCCTCCGATTGGCGGTTTGTATGGCGCAATCTCCGTAGGTACTCCGTTTGCATATCTGGCTGGAGGAATCACAGGAGCGCTAATTATTGTAGCGGGTACGCTGCTCGTCAACTTCCGTGAGGAAGAGCAACAGTCTGAGACGAAGGAAGCGTCTGTCAAGAAAAACGGGGAAGATATTGAGCTGGTATTTGACTGA
- the mngB gene encoding mannosylglycerate hydrolase, with product MEGDRDMSRTKVHVIPHTHWDREWYFTTSRSKVYLVKHVKEVLDALETKDGFKYYLLDAQGSLLDDYIKWCPEDEERIRRLVTDKRLMTGPWYTQTDQLVISGESIVRNLYYGMETAQKYGHAMKVGYVPDAFGQSAQMPQIYQEFGIRHFLFWRGVADNTNPKTEFLWKGSDGSQVYAVQMPFGYYYGGNIPEEPGELEAYLDSQIGALEAKASTRHVYFPNGFDQAPIRLNLPELIRTFNELDPEREYVMNEPERFLAEIEKDSKGLPVLEGELMEAKHMRIHKSIFSTRADLKQQNNEIENLIVNTLEPVLSISHALGHEYPHQIVKDIWKLLFENAAHDSIGGCNSDTTNRDVAFRYKQARDIAENLLELHKRWIASRIKQEETFAFTIFNTLPYPRKGVTEIDAYLPEGGFVVRDTNGQQLPYTITEKVEQTDYVLGQHIDLNPSKKVYLPERVFRAKLLVELQEVPAMGYTQIVFDFSSTGDAIAERSNGSCIENEFYAVAVQDNGALRITDKISGRVYADQMVFEENGDDGDSYNYSPPERDLTVSSLGADVETITSKSPVAEELSLRMKLKVPHDLNERAAAVTSAMLPLQASVSLRKGERLIRFSVKVDNRVLSHRLRVLFDTGIASRLSIADQPFGVIARPTTLEEVKVWEREQWTEKPITIEAMQSYAALNDGSRGVAVLTEGVREYEIIGPDHDTIALTLFRTFGFMGKENLLYRPGRASGEKIVETPDAQLLGELSFTFALHVHESGFDEADIAQAAKEYLTPLSSYQLSDFLNGRLIFAFRDEERIFEQSYSLLSFGEDSSVVLSAFKKAEHSEGYIVRVFNPYLDKNATARITFGKSARYELASLDERSKGEALASSDADGAQLPELEHCKLLTVLVTPESK from the coding sequence ATGGAGGGAGATCGAGATATGAGCCGTACGAAAGTGCATGTCATTCCACATACTCACTGGGATCGGGAGTGGTATTTTACCACTTCCAGATCCAAGGTCTACTTGGTAAAGCATGTGAAAGAGGTTCTGGATGCGTTGGAAACGAAGGACGGGTTTAAATATTATCTTTTGGATGCCCAAGGGTCCCTGTTGGATGACTATATCAAATGGTGTCCCGAAGACGAGGAGCGCATTCGCCGTCTTGTGACGGATAAGCGCCTGATGACCGGGCCGTGGTATACACAGACAGACCAATTGGTGATTTCCGGTGAATCCATTGTGCGCAATCTGTATTATGGCATGGAGACAGCGCAGAAATATGGTCATGCGATGAAGGTCGGTTATGTGCCGGATGCCTTCGGCCAGTCGGCGCAAATGCCGCAAATTTATCAGGAGTTCGGCATTCGGCATTTTTTGTTCTGGCGCGGTGTGGCAGACAATACGAATCCAAAAACCGAGTTTTTGTGGAAGGGATCAGATGGCAGTCAGGTGTATGCCGTGCAAATGCCGTTCGGTTACTACTATGGAGGCAATATTCCAGAGGAACCGGGGGAGCTTGAAGCATATCTGGATAGTCAAATCGGTGCGCTGGAAGCGAAAGCATCCACGCGTCATGTTTATTTTCCCAACGGCTTCGATCAGGCGCCGATCCGCTTGAATCTGCCGGAACTGATCCGCACGTTCAACGAGCTTGACCCGGAGCGGGAATATGTGATGAATGAGCCGGAGCGTTTCCTTGCAGAGATTGAAAAGGACAGCAAGGGCCTTCCTGTACTGGAAGGAGAGCTTATGGAAGCCAAGCACATGCGTATCCATAAGTCTATCTTTTCGACACGCGCAGACCTTAAGCAGCAAAATAACGAGATCGAGAATCTAATCGTAAATACGCTGGAGCCGGTACTGTCGATCAGTCATGCACTGGGCCATGAATATCCACATCAGATTGTGAAGGATATATGGAAGCTGTTGTTTGAAAATGCGGCTCACGACAGCATCGGCGGCTGCAACAGTGATACAACGAACCGGGATGTGGCCTTTCGCTACAAACAGGCACGGGATATCGCGGAAAATCTGTTGGAGCTGCACAAGCGATGGATTGCCTCCAGGATCAAGCAGGAGGAGACATTTGCCTTTACCATCTTTAATACGTTGCCCTACCCACGCAAGGGAGTGACGGAAATCGATGCTTACTTGCCGGAAGGAGGCTTTGTCGTTCGGGATACGAACGGGCAGCAGCTTCCATATACGATCACGGAGAAAGTTGAACAGACAGACTACGTGCTTGGTCAGCATATTGATTTGAACCCGAGCAAAAAAGTGTACCTGCCTGAGCGTGTATTCCGTGCCAAGCTGCTGGTGGAGCTGCAGGAAGTACCTGCTATGGGGTATACGCAGATTGTTTTTGATTTCAGCTCGACCGGGGATGCCATAGCAGAACGCAGCAACGGGAGCTGCATTGAGAACGAATTCTATGCTGTAGCTGTACAGGATAACGGAGCACTGCGCATTACGGATAAAATCTCGGGACGTGTGTATGCGGATCAGATGGTGTTTGAGGAAAATGGAGATGACGGAGATTCCTACAACTATTCTCCGCCGGAACGTGACCTCACCGTTTCTTCGCTTGGTGCTGATGTAGAGACCATCACCTCGAAAAGTCCGGTAGCCGAAGAGCTGTCCCTTCGGATGAAACTAAAGGTTCCGCATGATTTGAATGAACGCGCCGCTGCTGTGACTTCCGCCATGCTGCCGCTACAGGCGTCGGTGTCCCTGCGGAAAGGCGAACGCCTGATACGCTTCTCGGTGAAGGTGGACAATCGGGTGCTGAGTCACCGATTGCGGGTGCTATTCGATACGGGGATTGCCTCCAGGCTATCGATTGCGGATCAACCGTTCGGGGTCATCGCCCGTCCGACGACGCTGGAGGAAGTAAAGGTATGGGAACGGGAACAGTGGACAGAAAAACCGATTACCATTGAAGCGATGCAAAGCTATGCTGCGCTGAACGACGGTTCCCGTGGAGTAGCCGTGCTGACCGAAGGCGTACGGGAATATGAAATCATAGGTCCTGACCATGATACAATAGCGCTGACGTTATTCCGTACTTTCGGGTTTATGGGCAAGGAAAACCTGCTGTACCGTCCGGGACGTGCTTCGGGAGAAAAGATCGTAGAAACGCCAGATGCGCAGCTGCTCGGCGAGCTTTCATTCACGTTTGCCCTGCATGTGCATGAGTCCGGGTTTGATGAGGCAGACATTGCTCAAGCGGCCAAGGAATATTTAACACCGTTGTCCAGCTACCAGCTATCTGATTTTCTGAACGGTCGGTTGATATTTGCCTTCCGGGACGAAGAGAGAATATTCGAGCAAAGCTACAGCCTGCTGTCTTTTGGCGAGGATTCGAGTGTAGTCCTGAGTGCATTCAAGAAAGCAGAGCACAGTGAGGGCTATATTGTACGTGTATTTAATCCATATTTGGATAAAAACGCGACCGCACGTATTACATTTGGCAAATCGGCCCGCTACGAGCTGGCCTCGTTGGATGAGCGCTCCAAGGGAGAAGCGCTGGCCTCGTCCGATGCGGACGGTGCACAATTGCCGGAATTGGAGCATTGCAAGCTGTTGACGGTACTGGTAACCCCGGAATCGAAGTAA
- a CDS encoding phage terminase small subunit-related protein — protein MWLAFFVGGGDDVVARERNPERDKAKQMWLESGGTMKLKDIAAALSIPEGRARKWKSVDRWQYELKGNVLDSSYGNVPNGTKGNAPNPRGAPKGNKNAVGNPGGAPPGNQNAKGNSGGPGGPFRNKKALKTGMYETIFLDTLEPNEQDTFNQIPYSFKYNCSCSLHCMFISRKLSLILRSSCWARPYREA, from the coding sequence ATGTGGCTTGCTTTTTTTGTTGGGGGTGGTGATGATGTAGTGGCAAGAGAACGCAATCCCGAGCGGGACAAGGCAAAACAAATGTGGCTGGAGAGCGGCGGGACGATGAAGCTAAAAGACATCGCCGCCGCTCTTTCTATTCCTGAGGGCAGGGCCCGCAAATGGAAGTCTGTAGACCGCTGGCAGTATGAATTGAAAGGGAACGTTTTGGACTCTTCCTATGGGAACGTTCCAAATGGAACGAAAGGGAACGCTCCTAATCCAAGGGGAGCGCCAAAGGGGAACAAGAACGCTGTCGGCAATCCCGGCGGTGCTCCCCCCGGAAATCAGAATGCCAAAGGGAATAGTGGCGGTCCGGGTGGCCCTTTTCGTAATAAGAAGGCTCTTAAGACAGGCATGTATGAAACAATCTTTCTGGACACGTTGGAGCCGAATGAACAGGACACGTTCAATCAGATCCCTTATAGCTTCAAATATAATTGCTCATGTTCGCTTCACTGTATGTTCATTTCGCGGAAGCTGTCTCTAATTCTACGCAGCTCTTGCTGGGCTCGACCGTATCGGGAAGCGTAG